One stretch of Streptomyces sp. NBC_00443 DNA includes these proteins:
- a CDS encoding cupin domain-containing protein, which produces MGALRFVVEPDEGKSIWLAGIGVDFKIWGEETGNQFSIVEHPIEPGRLIPPHVHSREDEFSYVLQGRVGARVGDEEATAGPGSYILKPRGILHTFWNAGPEPARILEIISPAGFERFFDALGTVSETASDPAEFLQRRAELGEQYGLGFSDEWVAELTDRYQLKLLGE; this is translated from the coding sequence ATGGGGGCTCTCCGCTTCGTAGTCGAACCAGACGAGGGCAAGTCGATCTGGCTCGCGGGCATAGGAGTCGACTTCAAGATCTGGGGCGAGGAGACCGGCAACCAGTTTTCGATCGTCGAGCACCCCATCGAGCCGGGCCGTCTCATACCGCCACACGTTCACAGCCGCGAGGACGAGTTCTCGTACGTCCTACAGGGCAGGGTCGGCGCACGAGTGGGCGACGAGGAGGCCACGGCAGGTCCAGGCTCGTACATCCTCAAACCGCGAGGGATCCTGCATACCTTTTGGAACGCTGGACCGGAACCGGCCAGGATCCTGGAAATCATCTCCCCCGCAGGCTTCGAGCGGTTCTTCGACGCGCTGGGCACGGTCAGCGAGACGGCCTCTGATCCTGCCGAGTTCCTCCAGCGCCGGGCCGAGCTAGGCGAGCAGTACGGTCTCGGGTTCTCCGACGAGTGGGTCGCCGAACTCACCGACAGGTACCAGCTCAAGCTTCTCGGTGAGTAA
- a CDS encoding NUDIX hydrolase encodes MAANEHEAKMAHPRMAAGALFFDAGGRVLMVVPTYKDYWDIPGGYVETGESPLQAASREVREELGITPTLGRLLAVDWAPSATEGDKVLYLFDGGELAPEAVEDIRPQAEELKTVTFVAPSEIADRTIPRLARRILAAIEARAASAPVYLEHGQAPSDVAA; translated from the coding sequence ATGGCAGCGAACGAGCATGAAGCGAAGATGGCGCATCCGCGTATGGCAGCGGGTGCGCTTTTCTTTGATGCCGGCGGGCGCGTCCTCATGGTGGTGCCCACGTACAAGGACTACTGGGACATCCCCGGAGGCTATGTCGAGACCGGTGAGTCTCCGTTGCAGGCTGCCAGCCGCGAGGTACGGGAAGAACTCGGCATCACGCCGACGCTCGGCCGCCTCCTGGCCGTCGACTGGGCACCCAGCGCTACCGAGGGCGACAAGGTCTTGTACTTGTTCGACGGTGGCGAGCTTGCCCCTGAGGCCGTGGAGGACATTCGCCCGCAGGCCGAGGAGCTGAAGACCGTCACGTTCGTCGCCCCGAGCGAGATCGCGGACCGTACGATCCCTCGGCTGGCACGACGCATCCTTGCGGCGATCGAGGCCCGAGCGGCGAGCGCCCCGGTGTACCTCGAGCATGGCCAGGCGCCGAGCGATGTAGCGGCGTAG